A window of Salmo trutta chromosome 17, fSalTru1.1, whole genome shotgun sequence genomic DNA:
GGTGATCGACCTAAAGGCGGAGCTAAAAGCTCTGAAGGAGAAATCTAACCATTGTGTGGAGGGCCAGGGGGAGGAGTGGAGCAGCAGCGATGGGAAGGTCCAAGCTCTGGACGAGCAGGTCAACCGGCTGGAGAAGAGCTGCCGTGAGGCCTGTGATAAGGTGGCGCGTTTGGAGGCGGAACTACAGGCGGCGACGGGCGTGGCCACGGAGAGCCACGGCATGCTGAACACGGCGCAGGACGAGCTGGTGACATTCAGCGAGGAGCTGGCCCAGCTCTACCACCACGTGTGTCTCTGCAACAATGAGACGCCCAACCGCGTCATGCTGGACTACTACCGCCAGAGCCGCAACACCCGCAGCGGCAGCCTCAAGGGCTCCGAGGACCCCCGGGCACTACTCTCCCCCCGCCTGGCTAGACGCCTCGCCGCGGTGAACGCCGGGCTCTCAGAGTCCCCCCGGAGCCCCATGGACTCGCCCTCCAAAGACCCCCCCAGTGGGGACAACGGGACAACAGGGAGGGAGTCCCCAGCAACAGGCAGTCAGGGGAACCCCACCCGCACCCCCATTGGCTCCCCGGTCATCAACAGCTCCAAcggctctccctcctcctcttccgtCCCTCCCGAGGCAGGCGGAGACCTGCGTAAGGAGCCCATGAACATCTACAACCTGAACGCCATCATCAGGGATCAGATCAAACACCTGCAGAGGGCCGTGGACCGCTCCCTCCAGCTGTCTCGACAGAGGGCAGCCGCCCGGGAGCTGGCCCCCTTGTTCGACAAGGACAAGGAGGCCTGCATGGAGGAAATCCTCAAGCTCAAGTCCCTCCTCAGCACCAAGAGGGAGCAGATTGCCACGCTCAGGCTGGTGCTCAAAGCCAACAAACAGGTGAGAAGAGCAGAGAACTGAGTACCTAGCCTAGTTCCAGATTTGTTTGTGCTGTCTCGCCAATGACCGTAGGAGTTTGgcgacagcacaaacagatctgggactaggcTAGGGCTGAGTACCTGGGAAAGTCATCACACTGTTCTCAGCATTATCCAACAGGTTTGATCAGTGTTCCTTTGCATAGTGCATTAAGTTTGCCCTATTTTTTGTTGGAGATATAAAGTGGCTAATATACACCGTTTATAATCTGATAACATGAAAGTAACTACAcaattaaccctaaccccactctcTATTCCAGACTGCAGAGGGGGCGCTGGCTAATCTAAAGAGCAAGTATGAGAATGAGAAGTGCATGGTGACAGAGACCATGATGAAGCTGAGGAACGAGCTGAAGGCTCTGAAGGAGGACGCCGCTACCTTCTCCTCTCTCAGGGCCATGTTCGCCACCAGGTGAGTGGCATTCTGGGATCTCATGCAGCCAATTACAACACCGATGTGTAAGACTGTGCAAAGACGATGAGTTTAACCTCTGGTAAATCTCACTGTTTTGAGAGTGTATTCCCCGGCTTACACAAGGGTGTTTCTTAGTTTATTGACTTAGtgtcgtgtctctctctctctctctctctctctctctctctctctctctctctctctctctctctctctctctctctctctctctctctctctctctctctctctctctctctctctctctctctctctctctctctctctctctctctctctctctctctctctctctctctctctctctctctctctctctctctctctctctctctctctctctctctctctctctctctctcctaggtgTGATGAGTATGTGACTCAGCTGGATGAGATGCAGAGACAGCTGGCTGCAGCGGAGGATGAGAAGAAGACCCTGAACTCCCTGCTCCGCATGGCCATCCAACAGAAGCTGGCCCTGACCCAGCGTCTGGAGGACCTGGAGTTTGACCACGAGCAGACCCGGGACCGCGGCCGCGGCGCCAAGGTGCCCAAGATCAAGAGCAGCCCACACAAAGTAAGTCGACGAGCCGCCCTCACAGCTCCCCCCAGCCCCACCATGATACACAGCCCTTATTCCACCAGCTCTCACCCCTTCAACACCTCCCTGACCCTCTGTAGCCCTCCCTCCCTGGAGCTGCCCCAGTCCTCCAACCCCTGGTCGGTTTCAGACGGAGGCACTTCCCAGACCTCatccctggtctcctctctgcctcccctgGGTCACCCCCAGTGGTCCCTGGGCACTCAGACCTTCATCATTGACCCAGAGTCGCTGAGTTTAGAGTGCTGTCGACTCGTTAACAGTCGAGACTCCAGTCCGCACTCTCCTAGCTCCGCCCCCGTGTCTCCTTACCGCTCACCCATTCCTAAGACTTGGCAACACTTGTCGCCGGGGTCGGTGAGAACTCGTACCCAAAAAGACGCACCTCGCCCCTCTGCTCTGGTCACATCTCCCAGCAACCCAGTCCCTCACGCCTACAGTTCCAAGATGCCCTAGCCCTAGTCCAAGGGGGTGGGTGGgacacagagaggaggacagactgGTTTCCTGTTTCCAGTGTCTGGCTTGACCTATGACTATGCAGTACTGTGACATTCTTCTCAGGAATTGGCTATGAGAAGGAGCCCAACACAGCTTGTTCCATCTGCAGACAATACTCAAGTCTGTTTATAGTTTTGTGCTCATTTCTGTAAATGAAGGGATTTAGGGAAGAAATGAAATATATGTTAGAAATATACcagtaaatgtgacatttctatGACAAATAAAGTTGAGTTTTAGTAACTTTTCTGAGGATTTGTTATGTTTAATGAGCTAAGATGGAGTGAAGGATACTTCTACATTTTGGGGATATTTGATTACGTATAACATAATTTTTTATTTCCTCTCTTGGCACATAAACTGCAAGCTTTTAGTGTAGAAGTGAAGTGCTGTAGCCTAGTCCTCATATCATACAACCTAATTATTGTCCACTATTTTTCATTGTTAGGCAATTGAATTCCCCTGTTGTTGTCATTGCCTATGTTAACTTTTCACTTTGTATAATCAAAGTCTGTTTGTAGTCAATATACGCATTGCTTTTTCCAACCATCCATAAACTGCACAGAGCTACACTGTGACTCTGTTCTGTGGGTCTCATTGGGCGCCACCCAGTGGATGATTTACACAGTTGAAACACATACGCTAATATCTTATGGAATTCCTCAGTCTATCCCAGGGAATGCAGACCCGCAAGCAACACGGGCCCGCGCCCCCATCAAAGTCGCTCATCTCTGGTCTATCTATCCCTATGAATGTTTGGCACAGAAAATATAAAACCTTGTTGGAATCTTTGTTTGTATAGCAGAGAAAGGCACCGTATCTATTCCTCTATGGTAGGCTTCTTTACTATGTAGGCTGCCTTACAGTACCTCTCTGACACAGTCTATAAATGAAACTATTTTGATGACTCTGCAAATCATATTATAATTCAGGTCATCAAAatagatgcggtaaagaggtcaatggaacttgaccaaaacaatggaattgcCATGGAAAACGCGTGGGGAAAGATCCAGGGTCTCCTCattgtatttcacactatgttgaggtaaaaatctgAGTATAaagcttgtatggatgtcaaccccaacacaTGTCATCGTTACCAATCAACTGCGTTACAGTTAAAAACAGCGTTGACAGACATCAACGATTTCTGTATGATAGCTACATGTATGCTACGAGCTCATACAaacgggagttagcatttagcagccACTTCTTCTAAATCTGAAGAGGGACAACTTCTACATGTTATGCAgcaaaaacagccaaatatatccaaattggacttaagtaaccacattgtgggctGTTACAATACATAAATCATGACGGATTTGACGAATATCCACTTTGTCAAATCAGATATGTTGAATGTGGGCCAATCTGGTCAACATTGACTCCTTTACCGCGTCTATGATTTTAAGGAATCATTCTAGTTTGCATTCCCCATGGTTGATTAACATGTTCAAGCCATGATAATAACATGAATCTTGAATTGTCATCAAATCTGGAGCAAAAAGCATTTGACAGAAATCCCTTCCACAAGTCTACAGAGATGGACTGGCTAAACAAGCTCTACCTGATTTCACAGCCCTATTCAGTTCCACAATCAATTGCCCCTTCTATACACTATAATACGTACAGAATACTATAGCTTGACTTCATTGTGTCCTTAGAGTCTATTATTAATATAgaaaaccgtgtgtgtgtgtgtgtgtgtgtgtgtgtgtgtgtgtgtgtgtgtgtgtgtgtgtgtgtgtgtgtgtgtgtgtgtgtgtgtgtgtgtgtgtgtgtgagagagagagagagagagagaaagaaactgaGTGATCGATCTATAATGCTTTTTCTGTCAATGTTGATAGCTTTTTGTTGTGGCATGCATGTTACTTTGATCAGTCAGATCCAATAGGAAGTATATACATGGTTTATATGCAGATATACCATTCAGAGCAGCATGGAAACCAGTGTGACCTCCTCTCTGTGACACTCTAACCACCTACCCAGACCTACTACACTGATAAAGCACCCTGAAAAGAACACCCTGAAAATAACACCCTGAAAAGAACACCCTGAAAATAACACCCTGAAAATAACACCCTGAAAATAACACCCTGAAAATAAAAGCAGTTCAAAGCAACCCTATGCACATGCCATGTAGTGCCAGCAGATGGAAGTGTTTTAACAATTCCCAATGAGTCATTCCTGTCAAATGCTGTTTGGCCCTCATGACCCTACCTTGGATAACAAGTTAAATTACACTGACCTCTCTGTGGTTATTGGCTTTTGGCTCCTACAATGGTCAAATGTTTTTATAGACACAATCTGAGGTGAAGAATGTCCATGTACATTCAGGTCCAATCCCTATAGGATAACATGGGTTGCACTTTGACTCTATAAAATAAGGAACCCAAGACTGCAGGGTCATTCATTCATTAATGTGTTACAATTGTGTATATCATTATCACTTATCTGATCTAAAAATGCTGCTTCGTTTTTAGCCCATAGGCTTACATGAGCAGCAGTTAATTGCTCAGTGTGACAGTCGCCATtcggtttttgtttgtttgtatgtctCTTTTTGGTGCGGCACAGAAAAATACAGTACTGGATTTGAAACTGTGTGTAAATgttctatgtgtgtctgtgtttttccCCTTAGCAGTGCTGTCCATCCACCTGGAACGATGGACAGAGGAATGCCTTGTCAGTTGGGTCAGATGAGGCTGGTTTTGAATAACGAGCAGTCTTTCAGTGATACACAAGTACTTTATTGGCCTTGGAAAATGGAACAGagagctctctttctccctctatctctctctgactctttctctttctttctctttctctctctcatagaaACATAAACAACTTCTCTCACACAATAT
This region includes:
- the bicd1a gene encoding protein bicaudal D homolog 1 isoform X1, which translates into the protein MAAGGGCGETVDQYRAVVERLTQELADANREKIRAAECGLVVLEENQTLKQQYADLESEQETLKQELEQLQEAFGQAYSNQRKVAEDGESNEESLLQESASKEAYYMGRLLELQTELKLSRSVASNASNESERLNAVLQEHSESNEMLELQRSRMREEIRECKFREARLLQDYTELEEENITLQKLVSTLKQNQVEYEGLKHEIKVLEEETVLLNSQLEDALRLKDISQSQLEEALDALKIEREQKNSLRKELAHHITLSDSVYGAGAHLALTATVDGLKFATEEVGSNGTAMPNGTNGKEDSNSDCNGHLGLVKVNGDYRLPRKGEGLHGPVSDLFSELNLSEIQKLKQQLLQVEREKSSLLMNLQEAQTQLQHTQGALTEQHECVHRLTERVNAMKRLHSDKEMADAQESETHDGLPAPGRHDYVVNIHGMEILECKYKVAVTEVIDLKAELKALKEKSNHCVEGQGEEWSSSDGKVQALDEQVNRLEKSCREACDKVARLEAELQAATGVATESHGMLNTAQDELVTFSEELAQLYHHVCLCNNETPNRVMLDYYRQSRNTRSGSLKGSEDPRALLSPRLARRLAAVNAGLSESPRSPMDSPSKDPPSGDNGTTGRESPATGSQGNPTRTPIGSPVINSSNGSPSSSSVPPEAGGDLRKEPMNIYNLNAIIRDQIKHLQRAVDRSLQLSRQRAAARELAPLFDKDKEACMEEILKLKSLLSTKREQIATLRLVLKANKQTAEGALANLKSKYENEKCMVTETMMKLRNELKALKEDAATFSSLRAMFATRCDEYVTQLDEMQRQLAAAEDEKKTLNSLLRMAIQQKLALTQRLEDLEFDHEQTRDRGRGAKVPKIKSSPHKVSRRAALTAPPSPTMIHSPYSTSSHPFNTSLTLCSPPSLELPQSSNPWSVSDGGTSQTSSLVSSLPPLGHPQWSLGTQTFIIDPESLSLECCRLVNSRDSSPHSPSSAPVSPYRSPIPKTWQHLSPGSVRTRTQKDAPRPSALVTSPSNPVPHAYSSKMP